One genomic region from Afifella aestuarii encodes:
- the rplA gene encoding 50S ribosomal protein L1 encodes MAKVAKRMQSISEGIDREKLYAADEAVRMVKERAKAKFDETVEVAFNLGVDPRHADQMVRGVVSLPNGTGRTVRVAVFARGEKADDAQKAGADVVGAEDLVEQVQNGQINFDRVIATPDMMPLVGRLGKILGPRGMMPNPKVGSVTMDVAKAVKDAKGGSVEFRVEKAGIVHAGIGKASFSEEALIENLRAFTEAVNRAKPSGAKGSYLQRVTIASTQGPGVKIDVSSLSAS; translated from the coding sequence ATGGCGAAAGTAGCAAAGCGTATGCAGTCGATCTCGGAAGGCATCGATCGCGAAAAGCTCTACGCCGCGGATGAGGCGGTCCGCATGGTCAAAGAGCGCGCCAAGGCGAAGTTCGACGAGACTGTCGAGGTGGCGTTCAATCTCGGTGTCGATCCACGTCACGCCGACCAGATGGTTCGCGGTGTCGTCTCGCTGCCGAACGGTACGGGCCGCACGGTCCGGGTCGCCGTCTTCGCTCGCGGCGAAAAGGCCGACGATGCGCAAAAGGCCGGTGCCGACGTCGTCGGGGCGGAAGACCTTGTCGAGCAGGTTCAGAATGGCCAAATCAACTTCGATCGGGTCATCGCCACGCCGGACATGATGCCGCTCGTCGGTCGTCTCGGTAAGATTCTCGGGCCGCGCGGCATGATGCCGAACCCGAAGGTCGGAAGCGTGACCATGGACGTTGCGAAGGCCGTCAAGGACGCCAAGGGCGGTTCGGTGGAGTTCCGCGTCGAGAAGGCGGGTATCGTTCACGCCGGCATCGGGAAGGCCTCGTTCAGCGAGGAGGCGCTTATCGAAAACCTCCGCGCGTTCACCGAGGCAGTCAACCGCGCCAAGCCGAGCGGTGCCAAGGGTTCGTACCTTCAGCGCGTGACGATCGCGTCGACGCAGGGACCTGGTGTCAAAATCGACGTCAGCTCGCTTTCCGCGAGCTGA
- the rplJ gene encoding 50S ribosomal protein L10: MDRAQKSEMVDSLNGVFSDTGVVVVAHYSGLTVADMTDLRGRMRAAGGSLKVVKNRLVKLALKGTDAEHISDLFQGPTVIAYSDDPVAAPKVAADFAKAKEKFVILGGAMGATNLDKDGVEALAKLPSLDELRAKLVGMINTPATRLAGVTQAPAGQLARVFGAYAKKDEAA; encoded by the coding sequence GTGGATAGAGCGCAGAAAAGCGAAATGGTCGACAGCCTCAACGGCGTGTTTTCGGACACGGGCGTTGTGGTCGTTGCCCACTATTCCGGCCTGACCGTCGCCGACATGACAGACCTTCGTGGTCGCATGCGCGCTGCGGGCGGGAGCCTCAAGGTGGTCAAGAACCGCCTCGTCAAGCTCGCTCTGAAGGGCACGGACGCCGAGCATATCAGCGATCTGTTCCAGGGCCCGACGGTCATCGCCTATTCAGATGATCCCGTCGCTGCTCCCAAAGTCGCCGCAGACTTCGCCAAGGCGAAGGAGAAGTTCGTCATTCTCGGCGGTGCGATGGGTGCAACCAACCTGGACAAGGACGGAGTGGAGGCGCTTGCCAAGCTTCCGTCGCTGGATGAGCTGCGTGCCAAGCTGGTCGGCATGATCAACACGCCTGCCACCCGCCTTGCGGGTGTCACTCAGGCGCCGGCCGGACAGCTTGCCCGGGTTTTCGGAGCGTACGCGAAAAAGGACGAGGCGGCTTGA
- the rplL gene encoding 50S ribosomal protein L7/L12, protein MADLAKIVDDLSNLTVLEAAELSKMLEEKWGVSAAAPVAVAAAGGAAGGEAAAEEEKDEFDVILASAGDKKINVIKEVRAITGLGLKEAKDLVEGAPKPVKEAASKAEAEEIKKKLEEAGATVELK, encoded by the coding sequence ATGGCTGATCTTGCTAAGATTGTGGACGATCTGTCCAACCTGACCGTGCTGGAGGCCGCTGAGCTCTCCAAGATGCTGGAAGAGAAGTGGGGCGTCTCCGCCGCTGCTCCGGTTGCCGTTGCGGCTGCCGGTGGCGCTGCCGGCGGCGAGGCTGCCGCGGAAGAGGAAAAGGATGAGTTCGACGTCATCCTCGCCTCTGCCGGCGACAAGAAGATCAACGTCATCAAGGAAGTCCGCGCCATTACCGGCCTTGGACTGAAAGAGGCGAAGGATCTCGTCGAAGGCGCTCCGAAGCCGGTCAAGGAAGCGGCCTCCAAGGCCGAGGCCGAAGAGATCAAGAAGAAGCTCGAAGAAGCCGGCGCTACCGTCGAGCTCAAGTAA